The window TTGCTGAGTACAATAATATACCAAAAAACTCTAGGAGGTAAGTATGGTTTGTACACTGCAATGTATGTTTCTACACAATTCATAAACTAACATGTCTGTGGTCCTGGTATCTTGAGAATGTTTTGAAAACGTGTTTGTCATATTTTGCAAacgaagctagctagctagccaaccaaccaacctctaACGTTTGCTATCTAAACCTTGACAAACGGACAGTAGTAATACAATGCTAaaaagagctagctagctaacaatataATGCATTGTTTGCATCTACCTGTTTGTAAATTAAATTGTAAGTGAGTGTGTATTGGATAGGTTGATTGTCATGACACACCATCTCACAGACACTCAAATATTATATTGTTGGCTCCAGGTGGTAAGTAATTGCACGGTAGGCAGTGATTCATAACTCCAAAGACGAGGACATCTTTACGTTGTAAAAAGCCTTGTCTATGGAGTTGTAAATCAAGGTAGTTAGGTTTGAAACTGTCATTAGCTCCTTAGCTGTCTTCAAAATGTGCTGCATATCATTTTCCCTTTCCAGAGATGACACCGACTAAGAAGACCCCAAGCGTGAAGGTGGAGGTGTCTTGTTATTGTATATTATGTCGCAAGGTCTACCTGAAAAATGTAAGATATCTTATTATTGGTATAACCATATTTCCCAGAACAGAGCACATTTCAACTGGATTACTTGTACAGTGTTGGACAGTATTTTATAGGCGATAACAAATTATAATTGTCCATACAATATTGGCTACTGTGTCATAGATACTGTGATTTGGTTTAGCGATTCCAGGCTGAAGCCAATTGCATGCTGTTGATTGGCATTTTTCACTATTGCCAGGTCTTGAGAGATGTTATTCAAGTTCAGATTTAAAAAATTATTCTCCTAACTATCCTACAGGATGCGCACAAGCACATGCAGAGCATGCTACACCACCGAGAGCTTGAGAATGTGAAGGGCAGGTGAGATTCAATTCCCAACCATACAGGTCTTTTGTGAACTAATAACCTAGCTTAATGCAGACATGTCTAATAATTAGTACCACGTCCCTACAAAAAATTATGCTTTCAAGTGTAAAGACTGACTCTTACTTGGTAGTGGTTAGTTCCACACACCGTCTAATTTCCATTTCCAGACCTGATATTACGTTGATATGCATTATGTTTTAATTGTAATATCAATTGTTCTTCCTGTTGTGAGAACATTTTTCCACTCAGGGCACCATTGGGAATGAAACCCTGGTCTCAATTGGGCTGCCCCGAGTAACTAAAAGTTCATAAATAAATAATCACTATTAGAGAAATAAGCATGACCAGGACTAGAGAAATAAGCATGACCAGGACTAGAGAAATAAGCATGACCAGGACTAGAGAAATAAATATGGCCATTTAACAAACATTTGAAAGCATTGGCAGGACTAGAGAAATAAGCATGGCCAGGACTAGAGAAATATGccacccctcctcttccccaggGATTGTAGGCACTGGTGCAAAGTGTGCAAAGTGTCCTCTCAGGGTTTGACTGAGTACGCCGAGCACATCTCCACCCAGTCGCACGGAGACAAGATTAAGAACCCGCCACGGAAGACTAAGCCTATGTATGTGGAACAAGACCTCGACGCAGAGCTGCTCTCCAAAGTCAGGGAAAGGAACAAAGAACTGCATAAGATGGAGTGAGTTCCATGTTTATTACATTGTCTCTTCATTTTAAACAACAGGAGACCTGAGAGTACTTGGTAAAATGTAAATTGTTGTGCCAGTTGAACAAATTATTACAGATTCCTTGATATAAAGCCGCTACATACACTACATTGTCTTTGTCGTACAAGACATGAGATACTAGAGTTTGCTTAGCGAAGAAGCCATTCTTTTAGGAATGTGCATCTTTCCTTTCAAGACAATTCCAAAATTATCTTGATACATGGGATATGATACATTTCAGTTTAAAGGATTCTGTGCGATTCATTTGATTAAAGGAATGAATCGATGCCATTCGATAGGATTACGATTCGATGAACTAACATTTGTTGCACTAACACAAATTTTCCATTCTAAATGAAAATCTAGAGCTGATAGAGCTCATGAgctggtcctctctctgtgtgtgtgtgttaaggataTGACTAGGGATGCAAATATTGGTCCATTGTCGAATAAACACCCCCATTAACCGGTTAAGAAAGGGTTAAATACTTTTATTCCGGTAAAACACCATTTTCAACAGCACACTTGATTAAAAAATAACCTGGCAAATGACATTGGATGTTACTCAACTAATAAAGCACAATGTTGCGCAAGCCATTTAACAAACATTTGAATGCTCAAGGTGACATGCATGATCAGGAATAGGCCTACCTCTTGTTGGTCAGCGCGCGAAGCTGAGCACTGTTTGACTATGCTACTGATATTGCCTGGGGTTGATGCCAAATgacttgtagatcaatgactgtcaacacaATTACTTGCTTAGTTCGACAATGAAGGAGAGGACACAGTTGTCACAAAAGAGGAGGTATTTTTGGaaggtaaaaaataaagtaatttGAGCAACACAAAAATTATGACCCGGTGATTCGTAATGTTTGAGTCGATGTTCTGACCGatgcatgctacatttggatcGCCTTGGGTCCATGCTACATTTGGATCGGTTTGGGCCCTGCGGGCCAACGCACTAATTTCTTAAAAATTTGAACCAGGAACCGATGCCTTTTGTTAAATCCCTACTGGCTTCATTTTGAACGTCATTCCGTTTGTCTTCCAACATAGGAAAaagaaaaagaggaagaaaaaGAAACTAAATCTAAAAATGGAAGCGCAGCAAGACCCGGAAAAGCAGAAAGCTCCCATGCGGAAATGTCCCAAGCAGCCAAAGGGACAAGCACTGAAATGGATACCGCAAGTAGCTAAACTAAAATTAGCTAAATCGAAAACACCCAAAACACTTTCCAAAGAGAAGAAACCCCAGCAGAAGACATCACAGCCACTCAGTGGTAAGATGGTACAAAACAAGGAGAACCGGCTCGCCTGTAAACTCAAGTCTCTGCcccccagtcagccagccacaccgCAGGGGCAGAGTGGAGCTCAGCCTCCCTGGCCAGAGTTTAGGAGACCCCCAGGTGGAACATGCCACCCCTATAGTGAACAACACACCCAGTCCACATTGTCCCAGCCCCATCAAGTTGGCAGTGATGACAATCCTCCAATTTCTGGCAGTCCTGACATCCAGAGCCTGGGCACTAGTGTCAGAGGAAGGGGCTTCAAAGCTAGCAGGCCCAACACATTTCATAAGAACCTTAGAGGAGCCGGAGTAAATCCTGTGACGCTACCACGAGGCCAGCTGAGGTGGCCTAAAACCAGCCAGTTGGGTTACGAATTCTATGGGCAGGCATCCAGAAAGACCCAGGATATGGACTTCACTAGTGATCACCTACCTCCAAAAGGAGCAATCATCTTCAGCCCAGGGGAGAGAGACTCTGGTAGTACCACTGCCCCCGTCTCTACCTCCAGCTCAGGTCCCTCTGGTCAGGGTGACGGCGACAAGGGCCGGATACGGAGCGTGGACGTCACTGTGATGCTACGTCAGGTCCGGAGAGCCCTGGGGGTGAGGGAGCCCCCAAGAGCCTCTTCCGTCACCCCGACTCTCACCACAACTCGAGGCCATTGCAGGGGGGCAGAGGTCGAGGCCGAGGAGGGCCTAACCAGAAGGACACAGAGGACCAAGCGCGGAGAGGCAGCCACACTTACCAACTCCAGCTCCCCAGTCAGCCAGTTCAAAAGCCTcccctccaccatcacctccctGCAGTCCTCACAGGTTAGCACTACCAGATCTGTGGCTTCAAGTGAAACTTGGCCTCTCCCTGGCAACCAAGCTAAACGAAGATCAACCCGATACCCCAAGGTAGAGAGAACCAGTAACTCGCAACCGACCAAGGAAGGTGAGGGATTGGCTTCAGACACATACGGTCCGGTTAGCAGCCAAACCAATCCTCAGGAAGGTTCAACTGTGCCCCGATTGAGCAACCTTCCACGACCTACCTCTCTGAAGAGGGACTTGACCCGACATATCAGCAAACCCGGAGCCCACGAGCCTAACCTGAATGCAGCTCGCCGGATACGGAAGggcgagggagagaaggagactgGGACAGGGGCAGGGCTCAAACCCACACTGAAGAAGCTGCTCAGTTCCGCGGGGTCACAGAGGAAGGTCAACTGGAGGGAGATGTACCAGGAGGCCAACCGGAAGAAGCAGGAGAAAGTCAAAGGCATGCCCAGGTGAGGGAGGGCAGCACTTAGGACTGGTTTACTAAACCCAGGTTATGTCTTGTCTTGGACAAAAACATACTTTCAATGGATATTCTTCATTTCTAATGGATGGTTTTTAGTCCATGACCAGGAAAGCAATTAGATTATTCTGgacaactgtattttttttaaacaatgccGTTTAAGACTAAGATAAGATCAAACTGTCTCTTTTGACTGTTGCTCTGGGAGCATGCATCTGTGTTACTCACTACAATATTATCTGTAATTGGAAGGTAATGGTTTCATGTTGCAGGTTTGGTATTGAACTGGTGAACCCCCTCTCTGACCCAGAGGGCCTGGCCCTGGATGAAGACGAGGACCTCCCCCTAACAGAGGGCTTCCAATGGGAGTCTGGTTTCCCTGACGGAGCCCCGCCCCCTGCAGccctacccactccctctctcccacaggcAATGCCTGCTAGTGATGTCATCAGAGAGCAACCGTCAGAGGCTCGGACGCTGGGATCGGAGCAGCCTAGCACTGTGCTACGGGATAGCAGGTTATCCCGAGCCCCTCAGTCTTTATGTGTGAAGACTGAACCAGAGCAGTACAGGGAGGCAGGAGTGGACAGTGAGCAGAGACAGTTGAATACAAAGAGGAAAAAGAAGCGGAAAGTGGTAAGGGGAGGAGTTATTAGACAATCAGGCTGCTACTTTTCCTGCTTCTTTCAAGTCTATTGATGTTAACAAATGTGCCAGCTAGTGTTCACCCTTCTCTTTTCCTCGGTCTTTGTCTCAGGATAGTGACTTGTTAGACAcctctggtgtggatcagagtgGGAAAAAGCAAAAGATTAAGTCAAACAGCGGTAAGTTGTCACTTAACATTTGTGGTACCGTCCTTCCTGAAATATGCACATATTGTTACTTCTGTGTCTACATTATAATCGGTTCTACCCCGGGTTACCATAAAGAACGAGCCCGGTATTGTCACTGGACCTATTGTAAAGAGTGCGGATAGTAATTGCATAGCTTTAGATTCTATCCCTGTAACCCCACTGAACTTAATGATTTTTCGTCTTAAATTCAGCCAATTTGACGACCGCACATAGACCAAATACCCATTGGCGTTATCTCCAACTCCGGCTGCTTTCAGGAGTACTTGCTGTTGCTCACTAGTCAGTGAAAAAAATGTCTGAACAGCTGCACTTACCCCGGAATGAGCCGGGGGGCAGAGGGCTCAGGCACCACCCGTGGCCACATGAGCCGGGGGGCAGAGGGCTCAGGCACCACCCGTGGCCAAACGAGCCGGGGGCAGAGGGCTCAGGCACCACCCATGGCCAAATGAGCCGCATTGGGAACGAGGTTAGGGGGTTTTCACCGCCAAATTTATTTGTTGTCAGATTTACCTCTCGGCTTGCTTGTATTGTTGTTACTCGGGTCCATTACCGGTGCCTGGGGTATGGGTAGCCATGACTACAAGCACTGCAAAGTGAGCGGAATTAGATTAATTGAATTATCTCCGCCCATGTGGAGGGTTGGTCCGCCGTCCCTGCAATAGCAGTTTTGGCtcagctcaaaccaagtttattcaatCCACTGAGTGCTTCAGCTGCAAACACAACATACAAGTCACACAAGCACACATTTATACCTTCCGAGTAGGCGGAGTCATCTCCTTGCATGTCTAAGACGGTCCTTCTCTGTTGTTGGTCAGAAACACAGTAGGCTCCTCTTACTGGTATTGTCAGGACCCTCATGgaagtgtgtgagggagaggactGTAATCAGATTGTCTTTAGGCTGGTTCCGCAGCAACTGGCCTGCCTTATTAAGAACTGAAACTAGACTGTTGCCCTTTGCCTCCCTCCTTAGAAACATTTATATTCAACAATAGCATGTTTGAGCAGAATATTAACTTTCTGctcttcccctttttcctcactAACTTTCCTTACAAAGTTCCTCTTTGCCCTTCCTTGACCCCCAACATATACATTTCTTATCTAAAGTAATCGCCAAGTTCTGGTATGTTTAACATGACTAAGTATATTTCAAGCTAGAATCCAACGGTTTATAACTTTGCAATAGAGATGTCAACGTCGGCAATTTTTTTCTTTGCTCCATGTTCCATATCACTGTTGTAACTCATTTCCATAGTCAGTCGGTGTGATTCTGTGAGTGCATCTCAATAGTCCGAAgtgtctttctttccttgtctccccTCCTTTACCTGCACTGTGAAAGATTTGGGAAGGGGAAAGACACTTCCCAGTATTGTTGAACCGGGAATTGGAAAGACACTCCCCAGTAGGGTTGAACCGGGAAGGGAAAGACACTCCCCAGTAGGGTTGAACCGGGAAGGGGAGAGACACTCCCCAGTAGGGTTGAACCCGGGAAGGGGAAAGACACTCCCCAGTAGGGTTGGACCGGGAAGGGGAAAGACACTCCCCAGTAGGGTTGGACCGGGAAGGGGAAAGACACTCCCCAGTAGGGTTGGACCGGGAAGGGGAAAGACACTCCCCAGTAGGGTTGGACCAAGGGAAAGACACTCCCCAGTAGGGTTGGACCGGGAAGGGGGTTGAAAAGAAAGACACTCCCCAGTAGGGTTGGACCGGGAAGGGGAAAGACACTCCCCAGTAGGGTTGAACCGGGAAGGGGAAAGACACTCCCCAGTAGGGTTGAACCGGGAAGGGGAAAGACACTCCCCAGTATATTGCTTTGACATGTCCTGTGTTTTCCAGTCTTTGCTGATGAAGGAGATGAGACTGGTAAAGACCCCCACATTAGACTATTGAGGTTCACACTTTGGCTGTGTGGTCGTTACATCCAGACTTACTCCATTCCCTGTTCTGTAGAGAATGTCCAGGTGGACCAGCTGCTAGCTGTGTCTCTGATGGAGGAGGAGCTGAGCGGTTCCCTACAGAGCCTAGACACCTCCCTGATCCAGGCCCGCAACACCCTGCAGGTCGCCTACACAGAGGTGCAGCGCCTCCTACTGGTCAAACAGCAGGTACTACGCCCGGGATGCTCACTACATCTACCTGGGTTGTGATCAGTGGGGATGAAAGGGAAGGAACCGGAGGTTCTACCTGAATTTTTATTAAGACACACATAGGAACGACCCTGAACCCGACCCTGGTATAGAGGATGAATAGATGAAGTGTGGCATCTGTTTCACTTTTGTTGTCTGTGTTGCAGGTTACCACAGAGATTAACGGTCTCCGAGCCAAGCGTATTGAGATCCTGCAGGGGATGCAAGGGGCAGTGGCAGCAGCTACGGTGCCTACCCAACACCCTTCACTCCTTCCTCTGTCCAACCTCCGTATCCCCTCCCCCACTGGGCCCACCTCTGCGGCACCCTTGTCGCCCTATCCCAATCTGACCCCGGCttaccactccaccccctctgCCATACCCATCCTAaaccccaccccctccacctcaGTGAACCTGCCTGTCAAAAAAGAGCCTGCCTCTCTCAACAGCCAGTCTCGCGCCACCCCCTCGTGCAGTCCTGTCATTTCCTATCCCCTCGTGAACCCTCGCTCCACCACCCCTGTCCTCGTTCCCTCAC is drawn from Oncorhynchus tshawytscha isolate Ot180627B linkage group LG05, Otsh_v2.0, whole genome shotgun sequence and contains these coding sequences:
- the znf106b gene encoding zinc finger protein 106 isoform X1; the protein is MTPTKKTPSVKVEVSCYCILCRKVYLKNDAHKHMQSMLHHRELENVKGRDCRHWCKVCKVSSQGLTEYAEHISTQSHGDKIKNPPRKTKPMYVEQDLDAELLSKVRERNKELHKMEKKKKRKKKKLNLKMEAQQDPEKQKAPMRKCPKQPKGQALKWIPQVAKLKLAKSKTPKTLSKEKKPQQKTSQPLSGKMVQNKENRLACKLKSLPPSQPATPQGQSGAQPPWPEFRRPPGGTCHPYSEQHTQSTLSQPHQVGSDDNPPISGSPDIQSLGTSVRGRGFKASRPNTFHKNLRGAGVNPVTLPRGQLRWPKTSQLGYEFYGQASRKTQDMDFTSDHLPPKGAIIFSPGERDSGSTTAPVSTSSSGPSGQGDGDKGRIRSVDVTVMLRQVRRALGVREPPRASSVTPTLTTTRGHCRGAEVEAEEGLTRRTQRTKRGEAATLTNSSSPVSQFKSLPSTITSLQSSQVSTTRSVASSETWPLPGNQAKRRSTRYPKVERTSNSQPTKEGEGLASDTYGPVSSQTNPQEGSTVPRLSNLPRPTSLKRDLTRHISKPGAHEPNLNAARRIRKGEGEKETGTGAGLKPTLKKLLSSAGSQRKVNWREMYQEANRKKQEKVKGMPRFGIELVNPLSDPEGLALDEDEDLPLTEGFQWESGFPDGAPPPAALPTPSLPQAMPASDVIREQPSEARTLGSEQPSTVLRDSRLSRAPQSLCVKTEPEQYREAGVDSEQRQLNTKRKKKRKVDSDLLDTSGVDQSGKKQKIKSNSENVQVDQLLAVSLMEEELSGSLQSLDTSLIQARNTLQVAYTEVQRLLLVKQQVTTEINGLRAKRIEILQGMQGAVAAATVPTQHPSLLPLSNLRIPSPTGPTSAAPLSPYPNLTPAYHSTPSAIPILNPTPSTSVNLPVKKEPASLNSQSRATPSCSPVISYPLVNPRSTTPVLVPSPLPIPIPAKPPSTTVTLPATTPPAVATLGQQRVVGSSTSLSTSTKQLSGRQKKQSKEAATRRTNSKQEDIQDQSSTASSTTSDSEDWEDQEGLTLTSVHLAQGRKDPLLGQEKDGGEGGDEGDSDCYVETVTVERQLRSNMDVVAIDDSDVEEEPEAIVPHTPAPAQLPSTSPAPLRSVCVEVNSSGTQTVRVKEDQKDIKLKDTSYGKIKLPPVTVKEKHSPPKCADVAEEQEPSLGSFEGHTGTVHDLQIHGGFLYTCSGDNTARAYCLVSKACQAVFEGHTNKINCLLVSSLPGLPARLYTGSSDLTIRCFSIKSKKCLEQISLSDRVLCLHIHWNILYVGLANGSVVSFEVKTQRQLDVFECHGPRGVSCLGTSQEGARRVLLVGSYDSTISVRDAKSGLLLRSLQGHTKTVLCMKVVNDLVFSGSSDTSVHAHNIHTGELVRIYKGHSHAVTALAILGKVMVTACLDKLVRVYELQSHDRLQVYGGHHDMVMCMAIHKSVIYTGCYDGTVQAVKLNLMQNYRCWWHGCSLIFGMGEHLLQHLLTDHSNRHLQTFRCRWRNCDAAFATQDSSHLDLPSHMQTHVEMDSKLKT
- the znf106b gene encoding zinc finger protein 106 isoform X2, with protein sequence MTPTKKTPSVKVEVSCYCILCRKVYLKNDAHKHMQSMLHHRELENVKGRHWCKVCKVSSQGLTEYAEHISTQSHGDKIKNPPRKTKPMYVEQDLDAELLSKVRERNKELHKMEKKKKRKKKKLNLKMEAQQDPEKQKAPMRKCPKQPKGQALKWIPQVAKLKLAKSKTPKTLSKEKKPQQKTSQPLSGKMVQNKENRLACKLKSLPPSQPATPQGQSGAQPPWPEFRRPPGGTCHPYSEQHTQSTLSQPHQVGSDDNPPISGSPDIQSLGTSVRGRGFKASRPNTFHKNLRGAGVNPVTLPRGQLRWPKTSQLGYEFYGQASRKTQDMDFTSDHLPPKGAIIFSPGERDSGSTTAPVSTSSSGPSGQGDGDKGRIRSVDVTVMLRQVRRALGVREPPRASSVTPTLTTTRGHCRGAEVEAEEGLTRRTQRTKRGEAATLTNSSSPVSQFKSLPSTITSLQSSQVSTTRSVASSETWPLPGNQAKRRSTRYPKVERTSNSQPTKEGEGLASDTYGPVSSQTNPQEGSTVPRLSNLPRPTSLKRDLTRHISKPGAHEPNLNAARRIRKGEGEKETGTGAGLKPTLKKLLSSAGSQRKVNWREMYQEANRKKQEKVKGMPRFGIELVNPLSDPEGLALDEDEDLPLTEGFQWESGFPDGAPPPAALPTPSLPQAMPASDVIREQPSEARTLGSEQPSTVLRDSRLSRAPQSLCVKTEPEQYREAGVDSEQRQLNTKRKKKRKVDSDLLDTSGVDQSGKKQKIKSNSENVQVDQLLAVSLMEEELSGSLQSLDTSLIQARNTLQVAYTEVQRLLLVKQQVTTEINGLRAKRIEILQGMQGAVAAATVPTQHPSLLPLSNLRIPSPTGPTSAAPLSPYPNLTPAYHSTPSAIPILNPTPSTSVNLPVKKEPASLNSQSRATPSCSPVISYPLVNPRSTTPVLVPSPLPIPIPAKPPSTTVTLPATTPPAVATLGQQRVVGSSTSLSTSTKQLSGRQKKQSKEAATRRTNSKQEDIQDQSSTASSTTSDSEDWEDQEGLTLTSVHLAQGRKDPLLGQEKDGGEGGDEGDSDCYVETVTVERQLRSNMDVVAIDDSDVEEEPEAIVPHTPAPAQLPSTSPAPLRSVCVEVNSSGTQTVRVKEDQKDIKLKDTSYGKIKLPPVTVKEKHSPPKCADVAEEQEPSLGSFEGHTGTVHDLQIHGGFLYTCSGDNTARAYCLVSKACQAVFEGHTNKINCLLVSSLPGLPARLYTGSSDLTIRCFSIKSKKCLEQISLSDRVLCLHIHWNILYVGLANGSVVSFEVKTQRQLDVFECHGPRGVSCLGTSQEGARRVLLVGSYDSTISVRDAKSGLLLRSLQGHTKTVLCMKVVNDLVFSGSSDTSVHAHNIHTGELVRIYKGHSHAVTALAILGKVMVTACLDKLVRVYELQSHDRLQVYGGHHDMVMCMAIHKSVIYTGCYDGTVQAVKLNLMQNYRCWWHGCSLIFGMGEHLLQHLLTDHSNRHLQTFRCRWRNCDAAFATQDSSHLDLPSHMQTHVEMDSKLKT